The window TTGCCTGCAAGCATCGAAAACTCCCGCCGCGAGGGCCGCTCGCGACGGGAGTTTTTTTGTGGAGTTTCCTGTCCTTATCTCGAATCCACTGTTATTCCACCAAATAAACATCCTCCGCCGCCGGCAGGAAGCTCGTGGGCTTCAAGTTGAGATCGAGCACCGTCACGATCCGCATCGTGCCCGATACGAAGCGCAAATCGAGATCGCCTTTGCCGGCCAGGATCGTATGCCCCCATTTGGAATAGACGTTGCCGCGGATCGAGCCATTGCCGAGCAAGTTTTCTTGCACGAAGACCAACGGCCGACGGTCGTGACGGCGCTGGAAGAAGAGCATGCCGTTGTAGGGACTCGCGGGATCATCGATGCCGGTGAATTTGCTTCCCAGGAGCCCGATGTTGACGACCGCGGCGGGAACCATCGTGCCGACGACGCCCGCCGTGGGCGCCGTGGTTTCGCCGTCGAAGCAATCGGGTGCGCCAGTTGATGGTGAATAGGAATTGGTGTCGGTGATATAGAACATCACGCCCTCCGCCGTGATTTCGCCGACGAGCAGTTTCAGCGGCAGCAGCGTGAGGGGATTTTTGCCGCGGATGATATACACGCCCGGCTGAAACAAGACCTTGCCTGCCACCACTTCGATGTAGTCGTACACGCCCGGCTGCAACACGATGGTTGGGCCAATCAGCGGAATACCGATGATGGTTTTGCCGCCGAAGTTGGTGGCTTTCACATTGGTGGGATCGCTCGCCAGCGTTGGCACTGGCAGGCTGCGAAACGGATCCGGCACCGGCAATCGCCCCGCTTGCAGCACTGCTGGATCGCTGCTGCGCATCTTGCCGTAGTTATTGACGCGATCGACGCCGCCAACCACTCGCAACTCGCGGGCTTTGAGACGCGACAGAGCGATCAGTGGCGTTGCCGACACGGCGTTCGACAAGCCGAGCAGTCCCGCCGGTTCGCCGATCAGTTCGTTATGTTCATCCACGCCGCCCCACTCGGTGTTGACGTGAACAGCGCCATCGACCTCCACCTTTCCGAGTCCGAGCACTTCCAAGCCGCCGAGAATCGCTGGCAGCGGCGGCAAGAGCGGCGGAATGGCGCTGACTGCAAACGGCGGCGGCCCTGGATCGAGCACCACGATCGCGGCGGGAACCGAACTAGCTTCCCAGCCAGCCGTCGCGCGCCCGCAAATCGTTTCCGCCGAACGGCCATTGAGAATTCGCATGAAGAACGTCGGCTGCTGTTGCTCGACAATGATCTGCAGATGCCGCGACGAGCCGACAAACTCACCGTTGATCGGTGGCGAATACAACGTCACCGTCGCATCTGCCAACCCGTGATGCTCACGAATGAATTGCTCTGCCACCGCGAGTGCTTGCGCGTTCGACTTGCCCCAACGTTTTTCCATAGCCGCAGCCGTCGCCGCCGAATCGGTCGCGTGCTGCAACTGACGACCATTTGAGAACAACAGTCCGCCGTCGATGACCAGGCCGATCATTCCGCAAATCGCCGGCAGGCAGATGGCCAGCAGCACTAACACTTTGCCGCGACGATGGTGTCGCCGGGCCGATAACAGGCGTTTCATAAGTCCCTCGCTAATGAGCAATTTGCATCGTCGAACTGCCACGGAGAACCAATCCGCTGTTCCAGCCCCAAGCCGGAACAATCGGTTTATGCGTGTGCTGCACCGTCACTCGCACGCGATCGCCGGCGCTGTTGTCACCGTCAAGCCATTCGATTTCGAGTTGCACGTCGGCGGCGGGAACGGCGCAAAGAATGCTCCGCAACGCTTCTGCCGCAGCATGATTGTCGTTGGCTTTCAAAGTGAGTTTCGTCGGTCCCCACACTTGCGTCGGGCTGCGATCACCACGAACCATCGCGGCGCGCGCAACGCGGCGGGCCCCTTCCGACATCGTGGTGTGATTCAGCAGCATCAACGAAAGCTCGAGCATGCCGAGAAGCAGCAGCGACAAACCGCCAAGGATGATTGCGCTTTCTACGGCAACGGCTCCGCGGCGCTGACGACGTTTCATGGCAGGACTCCTTAGCGATAGCGGCGCATGACGGATTTGTGTTGGAGTAATAGCGGCCGTGGAATTATCGGCCAGGTGATGATCGTGTTCCACGGATACTCTGCAGTGACTTCGATCCGTTGCAGCGAGTAACTGTCGTTGGTCAGTGTGACCGTGGAATTCAGCAGCGCCGGGTTGATATCGGCCAATGCTTGGAACTCTTCTTCGATGGCATCTTCCAGGCGCGCTCGCCATTCGCTGTCGGTGGCGTCGTCGCGACGATGCGTCGCGCCCCACTCAGCGCCAACACGCGAAGCATTGCCAACCGCGATGCTGACGAAAGCAAACCGCCCCAGGTCCACGGCGACCAAGCAGAGCACGATCAGCAACGGCAACACCACGGCAAACTCCGTCGCGGTTGCACCCCGATGATGTGGAAGCTTTTTCAGGCGATTCATTACGGCTTCCTTTGTTCAGCGAGGCTTGCCTGCTTGTCGGTGCTCGCCAGGCTTTCGCGAATCTGAATTGCCGCCGGACCAGCGAGGACGACAAACACGGTTGGAAAAATGAACAGCAAAGTCGGGAAGAGAATTTTCACCGCGGCCTGTTGCGCCAATTCTTCAGCGCGATGTTCGCGTTGGGTGCGCAAAACAATGGCTAACTGACCGACTGCGTCAGCCATCGTCGTGCCGAATTTGGTGGCCTGAGAGACGAACGTGCAAACAGTGCGCAGTTCCTCGAGAGCGGTCCGCTCGGCCAAGTGATGCAGCGCTGCCTCGAGCGTGCTGCCGAGTTCCATTTCGCGGCTGACGAGCAGCAATTCACCGGCGAGGATGGGGTGAGCTGTCACGAGCTCGTCCGAAACCTGTTTGATCGCCGCTTGCATCGTCAGGCCCCCTTCGAGGCAGGCCATGATCAAATCGAAAAAGTCCGGCAACGATCGACGCAGTGTGGCATGCCGTCGCGCTTGCCGGCGCGATAGCCACAGGCTCGGGGCCACGATGCCGCACATGCCGAGCAAACCGCCGAAAAATATCGCGGGCCAAAAGCTCACCACGCCCAAGCTGCCGAGCAGAATGCCGGCGGCGAGCGGTCCCGCCATCAGCAGCAACTTTACGGTGAAGTAGGTCGAGAGCGCTGTGGTGGAATAAATACCCGCGTGACTCAACCTCGCTTGCAGACGCGTGCGCGTCTGCTCATCGTTCGGCAATAAGACCTCGGTCACATGCGGCACGATCGGCACCAGCAGCTTGAGCATGCCGCGGGCTTGGCCGACGGTGTCTGCTCGTTCGCGTTCTTGTGTGCGCAGATCGGCGAGCCGGTTTTGCACGCGACCGTCGTGATCGGCTACGAAGTACACAATCGCCAGCAGCGCGCCGGTCACGATGATGTAGACCAGGCCTTGCATCAGCAGCGGATCGAGTTGGGAAAACATGAGAACAATCTCCTGCCGTTAAAAATCAATCTGAGTGAGTCGGTGAATGCATACCCCGCCGATTCCCTGGCTCGTCAGGCAACCGCCGATCAGCCAAGGTCGATCGAGCAACACCTGGGCGTACTCGCGATTCAAGATGTACAAGGCGCAAAACACAACCATCGGCAGCGCGGTGAGCACCACGGCTTGCAAGCGGCCTTCGCCGGTCAGGGCTTTCACGCGACCCGCGATGTGCGCTCGTTTGCGCAGGATTGCCGAGAGTTTGACCAGCAGTTCGGAAAGATTTCCGCCGACCCGCAAGTGCACGATCATTGCCACCAAGAAGATCTGCAGTTCCATCACCCCGGACCGCCGCGCCATGTCGCGCAGCGCAACCTCAGGGGCAATGCCGAGATGCTGCTGCTCATAGCAGAAAGCGAACTCGTCCTTGATGGGTGAGGGAAAATCCGCAGCGATCACCTGGAATGCGCCGGAGATCGATTGCCCGGCTCGGAGCGCCCGGCTCATCACATCAAAGGCATCGGGCAACTGCGCACAGAGCTTGGCACGGCGCTGTTGCCGCCGCCAGCAAACATAAACCAAAGGAAGCGGCAGAACCGCGGCAGCTGCCAGTCCCGAGAGCACCGGGCTGCGCGTGATGGCGATCGTGATGATGATTGCGAGACAGGGCCCGATGAATGTCGCCAGCGCAAACTGCATCGGCGTCCAAGCCAGGCCGGCTTGATCGAAGAGCGTTTGTAATCGCAGCAGCAATGAGGTGACATTCAACTGCTCGTCGGGTTCTGCGAGTTGCAGATCCTTGAACAGCGGCGATTGCTCCGCGCGATCGCGCATCTCATCGTTGAAAGCGGCTTGCATTCGCTCGCGGATGCGCGAGTGATCGCGAAAGAATAAATCGATGATCAACATCGCCACGCCAGCGACGCAGAGCGTGACGCTGACAAAGGTCAGCGCGGCAATCGAAAAAGATCCCATCGTTACACCTCCACTCCCCGCCCGACCGGCGCAGAAGCAATTGGCTGAAAGAAGGCAGTACTCAAATTCAGGCCGCATGATCGCAAGCGGTCGAGACACTTCGGCACGGCGCCCGTAGGACGAAAGCTTCCCTGAGCTTCGCCTTGTTCGTTCACGCCTGTTTGCTCAAAACGAAACAGATCGTTCGTTTCCAGGCGGCCATCGCGCGCCGATTGCAGTTCGGAAATCTGCACGATTTTGCGAATGCCGCCGCTCAAGCGAGCGACATGCACAACCAGATGCACACCCGAGGCAATTTGCCGATCGATGTACCACATGGGAATTTCGCTGCCCGACAAACCGACGAGCATCTGCAATCGGCTGAGCGCGTCCTGCGCGCTATTCGAGTGGACCGTGGTCAAGCTGCCGTCGTGACCCGTGTTCATCGCTTGCAGCATGTCGAGGGTTTCACCGCCTCGGCATTCACCCACAATGATTCGGTCTGGCCGCATGCGGAGTGCGTTCTTTAGCAGTTCGCGTGGTCCTACTGCCCCTTGACCCTCCGCATTGGCCGGACGTGTTTCGAGACGAGCGACGTGCGGCTGCTGCAGCTTGAGTTCCGCGGCGTCCTCAATTGTCACAATTCGTTGATTCGCCGAGATGAAACTCGACAGCATGTTGAGCAGCGTCGTCTTGCCGCTCCCCGTGCCGCCGGAGATCAGAATGTTCAGTCGCGCTTCGATACACGCCGCGAGAAATGCCAGCATTTCCTGCGACAGCGCGTTCTTCTCGAGCAGATCGATCGGCCGCAGCGGCTGATCGCCAAAGCGACGAATGGAAACGAGTGCCCCATCAAGCGCCAACGGCCGGATGATTGCATTTACGCGGCTGCCGTCCGGCAAACGAGCGTCGACCATCGGGCTCGATTCATCGATCCGCCGTCCCACGCGACTGGCAATCTTCTGCACCACTTGCAGTAGATGCTCATCGCTGTGAAACGTCACTCCGGCGGCTTCGAGCTTTCCGCGGCGTTCGACGAACACCTGCCGCGGGCCGTTGATCAAAATATCGGTGATCGTGGGGTCACGCAGTAGCGTCTCGAGTGGACCAAGGCCCAGCGTTTCATCGATCAGCTCATCGATCAATCGCCGTCGTTCGGCCAGGCCGAGCAAGTCGGGTCGTTGCCGGCAGAGTTCCTCGGCCCCTTTACGGAATTCATGGCGGAGCTGTTGCTCTTCCATCGTGCGGAGCGCGGTCAGATCGATGCTTTGTACCAAGCGCTGGTGCAAATCTCGTTTGAGCTGACTGAAACGTTGCTCAATGTCGGAAGAGTTTTCCCGCAGATCGGCAACGCGTGTTTTGGTTTGCATGGTTGGCTTCCTTGTTACGCGGCGATCATTTCGGCGAGCTTGCGGTAGGCCCGCGAAATCGCGGCGCGGGGAGCTTCGAGCACGGCAGGATTGCCGACGTTGATCGAAGTCAGCATCACGCTTTCGTCCTCGGGCAGGCAGTGATACACAGGCTGGCCGAGCGCTTCGATCACTTGTTTTTGCGAAAGGGCTTTGGCACTGCCCACGCGACTGGCGATCAGCCGGATCTTGCCGGGATCGATCCCCGACTGCTGCAGCTCATCGAGAATCCGCCTGGCCCGCAGCAGGCAGGGAAAATCGAGCCGCAGCAGGATGAGGAGTTCGTCACAGCAGCGAATCGCGTGCGATTGTTCCGGGTGTGATGTGTCTTCCAAGTCGACGACGAGTTGCCGAAATGCGCTACGGGCCATCCGGAGCACTTCGCACACGGCATCCAGGTCAATTCCATTGAACCGCGTCAGCAGCGGCGGAGCAGCCAGCAGCTTGAGTGCTGGCGAACAATGAACCAAAGCTTGTTGGAATACAACTTCGTCGAGCGGCTGGCCCTGACAGCAAAGGTCAACCAAGGTGTGCCGCGGCTGGACATTCAGCAGCGTCGCTAGATCACCGCCGCGGAAGTTCAGATCGACGAGACAGGCCGGCGCATTGCCGTTGCCGAGGGCAGCGCCGAGATTCGCCGCGAGATTGCTCGCGCCGCACCCACCGCTGCTCGACAGCACACAGACCATGCGGCCATGCTGGCCCGCCTGCTCGGCGCGGAGGCGGGTCAAAATCAGCTTCAGGTCGGCTGCGACATTTCCCTGCAGGTCGACGTAATCGGTGGCCCCGGCCCGCAGCACGCTCAAAATTTCATTGACGCGTGATGTGCTTCCAGCCGCGACCAAGGGCACGGTTGTCGCCGCCCGTAACTGCGTAATCAGGTTGATCGCTTCGCTGTACTGCTCGGGGCAATCGGCGACGAGCAGAGGAAACGATTTTCCCTCGCGCAGCAGAGCCAGTGCTCGCTGCAGACCGACGATCTGCGAGCGCGGGCAATCCACGCCCAAGTGAGTGAGCGTGGCAGCGAGCACCAGGGCTCGCGGTTCGCTCTCGGTAACAATCAGGGCTTGCATCTTCCGCACGCGCCTTAAGCAAATGGAACTCTGTCCGACTCCGAACCGTGCCCGCAAGGCAGATTCAGCGAGCCGCGCAAACTTAGAATCGCGCTAGTCGATGTCAATTGCGCGTTTGAATAAACGGCAGCCTCATGCCAACTCAGGTAGTAAGTCGCCTACCGCTGGTAGTTTTTTGAGTAGCCAATTGGGGAGCAGCCCCACGCGGTCGCCGTTAGCTCACTGACAGAGTCTTACCGGGCTGACAAGAGCTGCCACGGCCCGGACTGGCGGGACAAGAAGGCTGGGAGGAAATCTCCCAGCGCCGGCGGCACGAGGATTAATAGTCAATAATTGCTATGACTGCATTCGCAGATGTTATTACATGCGCGATAATTAATTATTAGACGACCAATTGCCTGGGTTCGTGCAATCAAGCCAGAGCTTGAACAGCTCAGAGATGCTGGCTACATGCAGCTTGGCCATCACATTCAGCCGATGTTTTTCCACGGTCTTGGGGCTGATGTGCAGACGGTTGGCGATCGACTGCGTCGTCGCTGCCGACAGGATTTGATCCAGAACCTCGCGCTCCCGATCGGTCAGCGTCATCAGGCGAGTAGTTCGCTCGCCCAACAGCACCCGCACCGGCCCCATCCGTGCGAACAGTTGATTTACCGCATGTTGTACCGATTGCGGCGAAAACGGCTGATCTAAAAAGCCGCCAGCCCGCTCATTCATGGCCTCTACCACTAGGCTCGTCGCTGGCCAGGCCTGCGTGACCAGAGCGGGAATCGACCAGGCGCGCTGGCGGATATTTTGCAGCAGTTCAATACCGCTCATC is drawn from Anatilimnocola floriformis and contains these coding sequences:
- a CDS encoding TadE/TadG family type IV pilus assembly protein; the encoded protein is MKRLLSARRHHRRGKVLVLLAICLPAICGMIGLVIDGGLLFSNGRQLQHATDSAATAAAMEKRWGKSNAQALAVAEQFIREHHGLADATVTLYSPPINGEFVGSSRHLQIIVEQQQPTFFMRILNGRSAETICGRATAGWEASSVPAAIVVLDPGPPPFAVSAIPPLLPPLPAILGGLEVLGLGKVEVDGAVHVNTEWGGVDEHNELIGEPAGLLGLSNAVSATPLIALSRLKARELRVVGGVDRVNNYGKMRSSDPAVLQAGRLPVPDPFRSLPVPTLASDPTNVKATNFGGKTIIGIPLIGPTIVLQPGVYDYIEVVAGKVLFQPGVYIIRGKNPLTLLPLKLLVGEITAEGVMFYITDTNSYSPSTGAPDCFDGETTAPTAGVVGTMVPAAVVNIGLLGSKFTGIDDPASPYNGMLFFQRRHDRRPLVFVQENLLGNGSIRGNVYSKWGHTILAGKGDLDLRFVSGTMRIVTVLDLNLKPTSFLPAAEDVYLVE
- a CDS encoding TadE/TadG family type IV pilus assembly protein, whose protein sequence is MKRRQRRGAVAVESAIILGGLSLLLLGMLELSLMLLNHTTMSEGARRVARAAMVRGDRSPTQVWGPTKLTLKANDNHAAAEALRSILCAVPAADVQLEIEWLDGDNSAGDRVRVTVQHTHKPIVPAWGWNSGLVLRGSSTMQIAH
- a CDS encoding TadE/TadG family type IV pilus assembly protein, giving the protein MNRLKKLPHHRGATATEFAVVLPLLIVLCLVAVDLGRFAFVSIAVGNASRVGAEWGATHRRDDATDSEWRARLEDAIEEEFQALADINPALLNSTVTLTNDSYSLQRIEVTAEYPWNTIITWPIIPRPLLLQHKSVMRRYR
- a CDS encoding type II secretion system F family protein is translated as MFSQLDPLLMQGLVYIIVTGALLAIVYFVADHDGRVQNRLADLRTQERERADTVGQARGMLKLLVPIVPHVTEVLLPNDEQTRTRLQARLSHAGIYSTTALSTYFTVKLLLMAGPLAAGILLGSLGVVSFWPAIFFGGLLGMCGIVAPSLWLSRRQARRHATLRRSLPDFFDLIMACLEGGLTMQAAIKQVSDELVTAHPILAGELLLVSREMELGSTLEAALHHLAERTALEELRTVCTFVSQATKFGTTMADAVGQLAIVLRTQREHRAEELAQQAAVKILFPTLLFIFPTVFVVLAGPAAIQIRESLASTDKQASLAEQRKP
- a CDS encoding type II secretion system F family protein, with amino-acid sequence MGSFSIAALTFVSVTLCVAGVAMLIIDLFFRDHSRIRERMQAAFNDEMRDRAEQSPLFKDLQLAEPDEQLNVTSLLLRLQTLFDQAGLAWTPMQFALATFIGPCLAIIITIAITRSPVLSGLAAAAVLPLPLVYVCWRRQQRRAKLCAQLPDAFDVMSRALRAGQSISGAFQVIAADFPSPIKDEFAFCYEQQHLGIAPEVALRDMARRSGVMELQIFLVAMIVHLRVGGNLSELLVKLSAILRKRAHIAGRVKALTGEGRLQAVVLTALPMVVFCALYILNREYAQVLLDRPWLIGGCLTSQGIGGVCIHRLTQIDF
- a CDS encoding CpaF family protein; the encoded protein is MQTKTRVADLRENSSDIEQRFSQLKRDLHQRLVQSIDLTALRTMEEQQLRHEFRKGAEELCRQRPDLLGLAERRRLIDELIDETLGLGPLETLLRDPTITDILINGPRQVFVERRGKLEAAGVTFHSDEHLLQVVQKIASRVGRRIDESSPMVDARLPDGSRVNAIIRPLALDGALVSIRRFGDQPLRPIDLLEKNALSQEMLAFLAACIEARLNILISGGTGSGKTTLLNMLSSFISANQRIVTIEDAAELKLQQPHVARLETRPANAEGQGAVGPRELLKNALRMRPDRIIVGECRGGETLDMLQAMNTGHDGSLTTVHSNSAQDALSRLQMLVGLSGSEIPMWYIDRQIASGVHLVVHVARLSGGIRKIVQISELQSARDGRLETNDLFRFEQTGVNEQGEAQGSFRPTGAVPKCLDRLRSCGLNLSTAFFQPIASAPVGRGVEV
- a CDS encoding AAA family ATPase, with translation MQALIVTESEPRALVLAATLTHLGVDCPRSQIVGLQRALALLREGKSFPLLVADCPEQYSEAINLITQLRAATTVPLVAAGSTSRVNEILSVLRAGATDYVDLQGNVAADLKLILTRLRAEQAGQHGRMVCVLSSSGGCGASNLAANLGAALGNGNAPACLVDLNFRGGDLATLLNVQPRHTLVDLCCQGQPLDEVVFQQALVHCSPALKLLAAPPLLTRFNGIDLDAVCEVLRMARSAFRQLVVDLEDTSHPEQSHAIRCCDELLILLRLDFPCLLRARRILDELQQSGIDPGKIRLIASRVGSAKALSQKQVIEALGQPVYHCLPEDESVMLTSINVGNPAVLEAPRAAISRAYRKLAEMIAA
- a CDS encoding response regulator transcription factor yields the protein MTTAQSHLLIVSANSLLHHSLGEIGNELAWGCDHFRSGQEFLANYQPRQDNCLLVDLDLREMSGIELLQNIRQRAWSIPALVTQAWPATSLVVEAMNERAGGFLDQPFSPQSVQHAVNQLFARMGPVRVLLGERTTRLMTLTDREREVLDQILSAATTQSIANRLHISPKTVEKHRLNVMAKLHVASISELFKLWLDCTNPGNWSSNN